From Brassica rapa cultivar Chiifu-401-42 chromosome A06, CAAS_Brap_v3.01, whole genome shotgun sequence:
ttctatttataattttatatatcagtgtaacattttttttaattaacattgatGCAgtattttttatacattttctacttatttataaaagttttataaatttaaattaattatgacaaatataaggaatatattataaaatacaaataattttgaaattaaatttatagttttgcTTTTGAACAAAAACACATTTAAACTTCCAATATAGAGTTTTGCaaacttcaaaataaataatctttttGGAGATGTAATGTTTTATCATTTTGAAGCTTTCAGTTGTACCTAGTGGCAGAGCTAGTCTGTGATTTTATAAGGGTCAAAAACTAATTTATAGCTAAAAGAGGCATGTATGAGTTTTGAACTCATAACATAGGAATCAAAATGAGGAATTTTAACCAGCACACCACAACAATAACTTGGGAGACAAGCTTAAAGATTAAGCTTTGTAGATTTCATACGGGTCAGGTGGGTGGCTCCGCCGCTGGCTGTACCAAGGCGACAAAGAGTcgcaacaaaaataaaatgatctCATGATCAACAAAGAAAAGTAGAAACTGTAAAGCTTTGTGTTTTGTTGAAGGTCACTACTCTATATGCGCAGACTAAAACGATGAGAGAGGAAAAGTTCACCAATAAGGATGGAGATTCCCTCATTTATGTTCTGCACTAGTTTGCGCATTACTGAATATTGTTTCTGTTTACTACGTGAATGATTAATACAGCTCTCTAAAATGGGTGTTGCGAAATATATATGTGCTAAATAAAGCAGTATTTCATTTTCATGTCTAGCTGACAACATTCTTACACCATTGCGAGCTTGTGAATTAAGGCGTCTAAATTTGCTTCATAAATAAAATGTTGTGAAGAGTCTAAACTGAATCACAAGGTGGTTTACATTCATAGttttgattaaatatatatacttttaattgTTTCAAACAAATTATTAGTACATGTTTCCCAGTCACCAGTGAGTTTGTTTAAACAAATATTCTTTGGCATGTAAATGCAATTTACAAACAAGAGTTATTTTTctgtttaaatttataatttataatttataataacaaTGAGTTTTTCCTTTTTCCACATCAAAGGGTTATTCTAAGAACAATGGTTATAATTGGTAAACTTTGGTGTAATATAGAGTAAACaaaaagtgaaaatagagtatatattaaaaaccaGATTTCTCTTGTCAATTCAAAAGTTATTTTTATGGTGTTTTCTTTATTCTATCAAcagtacataaaataaaaatacaatggTAATATTTTACCTGATTGGTAATTTTCTAGCTGAACTTAGAGCAAAATAATTTTACTCTGAAATAACTACACAGTCGCACCCAATAAGTTAAACTTAAAGGCTAAAAATGGTTGCATATGTATGAATGTGAATGTatgcgtatatatatatatactaggttaagatccatATCTTGTGTtggataaacattatatatataatttttttttgacagcaaacgttcacagactcatatagactctgatgtaattttttttttgataactttgTTGTGATCCCAAAAGCTTTTAGGCCCAAAGACTAATCACCAAGAAATTCATAGAAATCCGAGTTTTCTTGCCATTTAAGGTGTCTAAGAGTGGCCAAGGGGAATCGAACCCATGGTTGAAGCTCCAGTTGGAAACCCTTTATCACTAGGCCAATACCACTtggttaaatataaattattttacgtattttattttttttacatattatgaaataataaatatatattgaataattaaaaatctataactattacattataattaaattggtgcgaacatataaataaaatttattaaacaaacaataattgttttatttgatAAGATATATAgctaaatttaaatgatattaacatatatagtatatttttaatataattgttttaaattaaGTTATCAATGTTTGCTCAaagattttatcaaaaataattgttcaaagtaaatttcaaaaatttatgtattttacatGGATATAGCTTaacttaaaacaatatatatatacatatataattttttttaattttaataattaattaaattagactttttgcttatataattttgtaatcatttgtattttgtcataacaaaaaaatttaatccatggatcacaaaattgaatatgagatttttaatagttttagtaatttttagttgtttaaaaaaattcaaaatataacgtatatacatgaaaatttaattttttatgatATGGTTAAtgtaattgtttaatttattttaatagtttaaaattaaataaatatgatagaaaatacactagtttttatcaaatctttattattaaaaatcattaattgtcatatatattttagccacattaaaaaatttcataacttttatttaaggaaaaaaatattaataatgaatttatggttagtttaataaaaaacttattatataattagatgaacCAACCTATTTTCTAATGATCTTAAGAATCATCATTATACATAGTTATAAAAAGAGGTCGTAGTGTTTTTCTCAATTGATATATAAGGGATAAagtataaacaaaaacaaacatataaaataaatataaatcaaaaatagAAAAGACAAAGAATCTATCAAACTCTGTAGTTTATACTGAGTGTCGACCTTTTTTGCACAACTAGAAAGTTCTTTTCCTAGTGGGTGGTTCGACAATTTCGCCTTGAATATATAAGAGATACCCCCATCAACGATTTATTAAAGAGATGTTAAGAAATGACATAAGTATAAGTTTAGTTGCGAATATTGATGATAGTACTAGTGGTGGGTATCACAAAGAGTTTGATGTTGTCAGAGCATTTTGACTGAGGAATAAATATTTGGGTCTTTATTGGATACTCTAAACGGCCCAACCAAGTGACCACTTTGTATAATTGGATTCTCCTAACGGCCATGCGTGACGTTTCTGCGTATTTCTACGCTTCTTCGTGCCGTCTCGTATAGAAggtgaataaattaaaaaaattggggATTTCCGAATATTTTTCGGGAGTTTGAACCCGACGTGAATCGAACACGCAACCTTCTGATCTGGAGTCAGACGCGCTACCATTGCGCCACGGATCCCCATGCTTAACAATTACAGTTACAAATTAATAACTAATAATATAGAGGTCGAATAAGACCGCACGGTGAGTGTTGCTCGTCTTCCCTCAGGTAGGCCTCCATGAAATGGCATCCATTGATTCTCTCCACTTCCATTCCCTCTGCAATCTCCAGGTAACACTCGATCCATCTCTTCTCCATTCTCACTTACCGATTGCAATCTTAAAGGTCTCGTTTTTGTGTTGTTGTCTTTGATACCCTAGTCGTCGATTGGAAGATCCAAGCTCCAGATTCCTTCAAGCTTGGTTGTGTTCAGACGCAGACACAAGAATCTGAACTGGGTTCAACTCCAAACCAACAAAAAATTCGTGTGCAAATCGATTGGGGATGAATCCTCGACTCCAGATGAAGAAACTCAGAACACTCAGAATGATGATAACGAGGAAGATGATGTTTCCACGGCTCAGAGTAACACGGCCACTGACTCCGAGACTTCGATTTCGAGATTCCGGAGCATGGTTACAACCATTGCTCATGATTCAGGGGATTCAATTTCGAGACTTCGGAGTATGGTTACCACTCTTCCTCCTGTCGTCTTCGTGGTATGATTCTCTCTCTTGATGCTGcttaaagtttgaatctttatcGACTTTAGTACTACGAGATACTCTTTTAAGCTTTGTTGTGTCTCTTTAGATGAACAAGTGCTCAGGGAACAGCGTTTGGATCGGGTTCAGCATTGTAGCTACTGTTATGCTCGCTTCTTTACGAGCTTATGCAATAAGGAAGTCGAGAGATAACCGTCCTGCTGGCTCTGTTTCTGATCTTGTGAGACGTGGTCAGCTGAGATCTGGTGATAGAAGAGGCATGTATGGAAACTCACTCTCTTAACTTCTTGTTTTATAACTTTTTCGAAGTAGTTGCCTTTGGTTCTAACTTCTTCTTTATCAGCTCAAAGGCTATGAACTACGAAGACCCATTCAACAACCCTTTTGTTAAAGTTGGTAAAGGAAGCTCAACGGTGGAGATGTGCGGGAAAGTTTATAAGTTAGCTCCAGTCACGCTTACGGAGAAAGAACAAAGTATTCATCAGAAGAGAAGGTCAAGAGCTTACCAATGGAAGAGACCAACTGTTTTCCTCAAGGAAGGAGACTCGGTACCGCCTGATGTTGATCCTGATACTGTTAGATGGATCCCTGCCAATCATCCGTTCGCAACCACGGTTAGCGATATCGATCAAGACCTTGCTCAGAACAATGTGTACCAAAAGCAAGGTGTTCCTTTCCGGATCCGTGCTGAGCATGAAGCTATGCAGAAGAAGCTTGAAGCTTTAcaaaatgtaagtttttttctttctttctcggAGATAATCAATAAGTTCCAAGGAATGATGATTGATGCATCTTTTTTACAGGAGGAGAAGTTGAATAATCTGGGGATTGATAGTCAAAATGCCAGAGATTTTCAGAGGCCATATAAGTTCTCAAGCAAGCTGGAAGAAGACGATGATGTCCAAGAGAAAAATACTGGTGATTCACCCTCTGAGGAGACGCACAAGTCCTGAGAATCAGTAAGCTTTGTAAATATAGCCTTGAGAGTCATACTTGTGTTCCAAGAAACTGTGAGATACTTTTTTGGTATTGAACCTTCAAAAACCCTAAACCTATGTTTTTCATTTGCTTTTCCATCAACTTAAAAAGAGTTCGAATCTCAAATCTTCAACATTGAGTAGTTTAGTTATTAGATTGATTACAAAACAAAGGAGacaaaaaagaaatgaaagtttttcagaaaccaaaaagaaaagagagcaAATGAAGAAGAATCAAACGTTACAAATCATGTATCGTCCTTAGAAGGAGCAGAAGCTTGAGCACCAAAGGCAAAGTAGTCTGTGATAACCTCCAAAGGCATACCTTTAGTCTCCGGAACCTTCAAGTAAACAAAGACCCACGAGATCACACAAACCGCAGCGTAGATGCTGAAGACACCAACGAGTCCAATGGAGCTGAGAAGAACAGGAAGCGAGTAAGTGACTATAATGTCACAAATCCAGAACACCATAGCGCAAATGGCTATGCAGAGACCACGGACTCTTGTCGGGAAGATTTCAGAACAGAGGATGTTTGGAATGGGACCGTAACCCATCACGAAGAAGCAGATGTATAGCACAACGCAAACGGTTGAGAGCGCTGCGTTAACAACTTTGCTGATCTGGACAAGCTCGCTGATGAAA
This genomic window contains:
- the LOC103872870 gene encoding protein MULTIPLE CHLOROPLAST DIVISION SITE 1, with product MASIDSLHFHSLCNLQSSIGRSKLQIPSSLVVFRRRHKNLNWVQLQTNKKFVCKSIGDESSTPDEETQNTQNDDNEEDDVSTAQSNTATDSETSISRFRSMVTTIAHDSGDSISRLRSMVTTLPPVVFVMNKCSGNSVWIGFSIVATVMLASLRAYAIRKSRDNRPAGSVSDLVRRGQLRSGDRRGISKAMNYEDPFNNPFVKVGKGSSTVEMCGKVYKLAPVTLTEKEQSIHQKRRSRAYQWKRPTVFLKEGDSVPPDVDPDTVRWIPANHPFATTVSDIDQDLAQNNVYQKQGVPFRIRAEHEAMQKKLEALQNEEKLNNLGIDSQNARDFQRPYKFSSKLEEDDDVQEKNTGDSPSEETHKS